Proteins from a single region of Campylobacter sputorum:
- the uvrA gene encoding excinuclease ABC subunit UvrA, with translation MNDIINVIGAKQHNLKNINLKIPKNKLVVFTGLSGSGKSTLAFDTLYAEGQRRYLESLSSYARQFLDRIAKPDVVKIEGLTPAIAIDQKTTSKNPRSTVGTITEIYDYMRLLYARIGIQHCHKCGKPISKMSASDIINEILKLPDGAKISIISPIVREKKGTFADIIENMRNKGYVRAIIDGVIVRLDEEIELSKTKKHSISIIIDRVGVSKENSARIADDIEKALHESFGEVEIDIANAKELDIKNHHIHFSEHMACFDCKISFKPLEPLSFSFNSPKGACESCDGLGIRFSLDLTKIINENATISGGAIKIMHGFFKSYYAKFLQAFCEQMGIKTNIPYCELSQDDQKLLLYGSVKDINFLWKRHKLTHKFEGVVKMAYDILKDHKDLENFMSEKICPDCNGHRLKPESLSVKVAGKGIGDILDMSIEKCVDFFSDEKNFSYLNEQEKMIALPILNEINARLYFLKNVGLGYLSLGRDARTISGGEAQRIRIASQIGSGLSGVMYVLDEPSIGLHERDTAKLIATLRSLQEKGNSVIVVEHDKKTIEEADFVVDIGPGAGMHGGNVVFSGDVASLLKSDTQTAKYLNGEKSIDYYKNRKQDDFLEIKNVNINNISNLSTKFPLRNLVGITGVSGSGKSSLILQTLLPNALEQLNHAKKIKKIKGVIIDGLEKLDKVIYLDQSPIGRTPRSNPATYTGVMDEIRNLFASTKEAKLRGYKIGRFSFNVKGGRCEKCGGDGEIKIEMHFLPDITVACDACNGSRYNAQTLEILYKGKNISDVLNMSVDEALEFFKAVPKIHSILHTLQDVGLGYITLGQNATTLSGGEAQRIKLAKELSRSDTGNTLYILDEPTTGLHFADIDKLTKVLQHLVDLGNSVFVIEHNMDIIKNCDYLIDMGPEGGSGGGKVIATGSPKDLAKNYKKTHSYTGEYLSYELKDKK, from the coding sequence ATGAATGATATTATAAATGTAATTGGTGCTAAACAACATAATCTAAAAAATATAAATTTAAAAATTCCTAAAAATAAACTTGTAGTTTTTACAGGACTTAGTGGAAGTGGTAAAAGCACACTTGCATTTGATACGCTTTATGCTGAGGGTCAAAGAAGATATTTAGAAAGCCTAAGTTCATATGCAAGGCAATTTTTAGACCGCATTGCAAAACCAGATGTAGTTAAAATAGAAGGCTTAACTCCTGCAATAGCAATAGATCAAAAAACAACATCTAAAAATCCTCGCTCAACCGTTGGAACTATAACTGAAATTTATGATTATATGCGTTTATTATATGCAAGAATTGGCATTCAACACTGCCATAAATGTGGCAAACCAATATCAAAAATGAGTGCAAGCGATATCATAAATGAAATTTTAAAACTACCAGATGGAGCAAAAATTTCCATTATTTCCCCGATAGTTCGCGAAAAAAAAGGAACTTTTGCAGATATCATAGAAAATATGAGAAATAAAGGCTATGTTAGAGCAATAATTGATGGTGTTATTGTGCGTTTAGATGAGGAAATAGAGCTTAGCAAAACAAAAAAACACTCTATTTCGATTATCATAGATAGAGTTGGAGTAAGTAAAGAAAACTCAGCTAGGATAGCAGATGATATAGAAAAAGCTTTGCACGAGAGTTTTGGAGAAGTTGAGATTGATATAGCAAATGCAAAAGAACTTGATATAAAAAATCATCACATTCATTTTAGTGAACACATGGCTTGTTTTGATTGTAAAATTTCTTTTAAACCACTTGAACCACTATCTTTTAGTTTTAACTCACCAAAAGGAGCGTGCGAAAGTTGCGATGGTCTTGGGATAAGATTTAGCCTAGATTTAACAAAAATTATAAACGAAAATGCAACTATATCAGGCGGAGCTATAAAGATAATGCATGGTTTTTTTAAAAGCTATTATGCTAAATTTTTGCAAGCATTTTGCGAACAAATGGGTATAAAAACAAATATTCCTTACTGCGAATTAAGCCAAGATGATCAAAAGTTGCTACTTTATGGAAGCGTAAAAGATATCAACTTTTTATGGAAAAGACACAAACTAACGCATAAATTTGAAGGCGTTGTAAAGATGGCATATGATATTTTAAAAGATCATAAAGATTTAGAAAATTTCATGAGTGAGAAAATTTGCCCTGATTGTAACGGACATAGACTAAAACCAGAAAGCTTGAGTGTTAAAGTAGCAGGAAAAGGAATTGGCGATATCTTGGATATGAGTATAGAAAAATGTGTAGATTTTTTTAGTGATGAAAAAAATTTTAGTTATCTAAATGAACAAGAAAAAATGATAGCTTTGCCTATACTAAACGAAATTAATGCAAGGCTTTATTTTCTTAAAAATGTTGGTCTTGGATATCTAAGTTTAGGGCGAGACGCTAGAACAATAAGTGGAGGAGAAGCTCAAAGGATAAGGATAGCTTCTCAAATAGGAAGCGGTTTAAGTGGTGTAATGTATGTTTTAGATGAGCCTAGTATTGGGCTTCACGAAAGAGATACAGCAAAACTAATAGCAACTCTTAGAAGCTTGCAAGAAAAAGGAAACTCAGTTATAGTTGTAGAGCATGATAAAAAAACGATAGAAGAAGCGGACTTTGTAGTAGACATTGGACCAGGAGCTGGAATGCACGGGGGAAATGTTGTTTTTAGCGGAGATGTGGCATCTTTGTTAAAATCAGACACTCAAACCGCAAAATATCTAAATGGCGAGAAAAGTATAGATTATTATAAAAATAGAAAACAAGATGACTTCTTAGAGATAAAAAATGTAAATATAAATAATATTTCAAATTTAAGCACCAAATTTCCGCTTAGAAATTTAGTAGGAATTACTGGCGTTAGCGGAAGTGGAAAAAGCTCTCTTATACTTCAAACTCTTCTTCCTAATGCATTAGAACAACTAAATCATGCTAAGAAGATAAAAAAAATAAAAGGCGTTATCATAGATGGGCTTGAAAAACTAGATAAAGTAATTTATCTTGATCAAAGTCCAATTGGCAGAACCCCTAGAAGTAATCCAGCAACTTATACAGGCGTAATGGATGAGATAAGAAATCTCTTTGCTTCGACAAAAGAAGCCAAACTTCGCGGATATAAGATAGGTAGATTTAGTTTTAATGTAAAAGGCGGAAGATGTGAAAAATGCGGGGGCGATGGTGAAATAAAAATAGAAATGCACTTTTTACCAGATATTACGGTAGCTTGCGATGCTTGTAATGGTTCTAGATATAATGCTCAAACATTAGAAATTTTATATAAAGGTAAAAATATTTCAGATGTGCTCAATATGAGCGTTGATGAAGCATTGGAATTTTTTAAGGCTGTGCCAAAAATACACTCTATATTACACACTTTACAAGATGTTGGACTTGGATATATTACTCTTGGACAAAATGCAACCACGCTAAGTGGCGGAGAAGCTCAAAGGATAAAACTTGCAAAAGAATTAAGTAGAAGCGATACTGGAAATACTCTTTATATATTGGATGAACCAACAACTGGACTTCATTTTGCAGATATTGACAAACTGACAAAAGTTTTACAGCATTTAGTTGATCTTGGAAATTCAGTTTTTGTAATAGAACACAATATGGATATCATAAAAAATTGCGATTATCTCATAGATATGGGACCAGAAGGTGGAAGTGGTGGCGGAAAAGTAATAGCAACCGGCTCTCCAAAAGACTTAGCTAAAAACTACAAAAAGACTCATTCTTATACAGGAGAGTATCTAAGTTACGAGCTAAAGGACAAAAAATGA
- a CDS encoding LrgB family protein, protein MREVFLNSAFFGVFLCLFTHQIGLLIKRKFKFAILNPLLIAIILCILCLYFFDMPYEKFNASAKHISFFLTPATICLAVPLYEQLELLKHNYVAILMGLVSGVFFGLLSIFALSMLLGLDHQMYVTMLPKSVTTPIGIGISHQLGGIVTITVGVILITGIFGSVIADSLFKIFKIKNKIAKGISLGCASHAMGTAKAIEYGDIEGAMASLSIAVSGLLTVVGASIFARFF, encoded by the coding sequence ATGAGAGAAGTTTTTTTAAATTCTGCATTTTTTGGTGTATTTTTGTGTTTATTTACACATCAAATTGGTCTTTTGATAAAAAGAAAGTTTAAATTTGCTATATTAAACCCACTTTTAATAGCGATAATTTTGTGTATATTATGCTTGTATTTTTTTGATATGCCTTATGAGAAATTTAATGCAAGTGCGAAGCATATCAGCTTTTTTCTAACTCCAGCTACTATTTGTCTTGCGGTTCCACTTTATGAACAACTTGAATTATTAAAACATAACTATGTTGCAATATTAATGGGGCTTGTAAGCGGTGTATTTTTTGGATTATTAAGCATTTTTGCACTAAGTATGCTTTTAGGGTTAGATCACCAAATGTATGTAACAATGCTACCAAAATCCGTAACAACGCCAATTGGCATAGGCATATCTCATCAATTAGGTGGCATAGTTACCATAACTGTTGGTGTCATACTCATAACTGGTATTTTTGGTAGCGTTATAGCAGATAGTTTATTTAAAATTTTTAAAATAAAAAATAAAATAGCAAAAGGCATTTCACTTGGTTGCGCATCTCATGCTATGGGAACTGCCAAAGCTATAGAATATGGCGACATAGAAGGTGCGATGGCGTCTTTATCCATAGCAGTAAGCGGGCTTTTAACAGTTGTAGGTGCATCTATA
- the motB gene encoding flagellar motor protein MotB, translating to MAKKKKPQECPAGERWAVPYADFLSLLLALFIALWAISDSSKSKTEALQTEFIKIFDHPKTVTLKGQKPGGTENTNKDALGSKKSSANAESEVGEELMSLLDQKESQVALDFPASIKFSPRSSDINDPDIINFIKIVSLSIKKLPPQVNVEVRGYADDYSDDLENFKLASQRAYNVTQLLSQNGIDSKMLTFSAHTSTKNILKNSNSKSVKIYFKVNKNDVKTQKSVLDSIENVQK from the coding sequence ATGGCAAAAAAGAAAAAACCCCAAGAGTGTCCAGCTGGAGAAAGATGGGCTGTTCCGTATGCGGACTTTTTATCACTACTGCTAGCTTTGTTTATTGCTCTTTGGGCTATTTCTGATTCAAGTAAAAGCAAGACAGAAGCATTACAGACTGAATTTATAAAAATTTTTGATCATCCAAAAACAGTTACACTAAAAGGACAAAAACCTGGCGGAACGGAAAATACAAATAAAGATGCACTAGGTAGTAAAAAATCATCTGCAAATGCAGAATCTGAAGTTGGTGAAGAGCTTATGTCGCTATTAGATCAAAAAGAATCGCAAGTTGCCCTTGATTTTCCTGCTTCAATAAAATTTTCTCCAAGAAGCTCTGATATAAATGATCCAGATATAATAAATTTTATAAAAATAGTATCTCTTAGTATTAAAAAATTACCTCCACAAGTAAATGTAGAAGTGCGTGGTTATGCAGATGATTATAGTGATGATTTAGAAAATTTTAAACTAGCTTCACAAAGAGCTTACAATGTAACTCAACTTTTATCACAAAATGGAATAGACTCAAAAATGCTAACTTTTTCAGCACATACATCTACAAAAAATATTCTTAAAAATAGTAATTCTAAATCTGTAAAAATTTATTTTAAAGTAAATAAAAACGATGTTAAAACACAAAAATCAGTTTTAGATAGTATTGAAAATGTGCAAAAATAG
- the polA gene encoding DNA polymerase I translates to MKTLTIVDTFGFFFRLYYAMTSLKSKDGKPSGMVNGFANFIMNLKDEFRSDYIIFALDSKGKTFRSEIDPNYKMNRISPPEDLKEQLVVCIDMIEKMGLYSLSKEGYEADDIIASVVKKFKNDMQINIVTHDKDLYQLISDNVSIYSAAKKELYDRNGCFEKYGVYPQQMIDFLAICGDSADNIPGIKGIGEKGAKKLLDEFKNLEEIYSNLSLIRNERTRNLLIEGKENAFLSKKLASLYDDLEIPDIKKAEFPKYNPLLNVIDILKDYSLNRIISNLQTKTDKVISSFEPVLILDEETLNELLYDINEDTLISFDTETTSIDSKNADIVGFSFCFNDTKSYYVPLAHKYLGAPKQVSLQTAKWAVEQIFKGYVIGQNLKYDFNIVKNCLGVNLPQKYADTMILAWLDNPELSVGMDNLAKRLYDYDTIKFEEVVKKGENFASIDVQSALKYASEDAWITLKFFNTLKNSLDENLFNLACNLEFPFIKVLLDMENNGIKLNLEKLKELISSNEKNLKTLTDEIYEMSGEKFNINSPKQLGEVLFEKLKLPTSKKTKTGYSTNENVLNSLLKEHPVIEKILSYRELYKLQSTYCEPLFSLAMKDKENKVFTNFIQTGTATGRLSSKNPNLQNIPARGSLAKQMREVFEASSGYKLISLDYSQIELRLLAHFSKDPALLEAFKNDEDIHSRTAISIFGSSEGEYRAIAKSINFGLIYGMGSNKLANQINISKSEAKEYIEKYFQAFSTIKDFLENIKNDTKNSGFTTTLLGRKRYFDFSKATPMQLAAYEREAVNTKFQGSAADIIKLAMFEISKYLNKDIKMLLQIHDELVFEVKNELIDEFAIKAQNIMQNIIKLNVPLKTSLNMANNWGDLK, encoded by the coding sequence ATGAAAACTTTAACAATAGTTGATACATTTGGATTTTTTTTCAGACTTTATTATGCTATGACTTCACTAAAATCAAAAGATGGTAAGCCAAGCGGCATGGTAAATGGTTTTGCAAATTTCATAATGAATTTAAAAGACGAATTTAGAAGCGATTATATAATTTTTGCACTTGATAGCAAAGGAAAAACATTTAGAAGTGAGATTGATCCAAACTATAAAATGAATAGAATAAGTCCGCCAGAAGACTTAAAAGAGCAGCTTGTAGTTTGCATAGATATGATAGAAAAAATGGGACTTTACAGTCTTAGCAAAGAAGGATATGAAGCAGATGATATCATAGCAAGCGTTGTAAAAAAATTTAAAAATGATATGCAGATAAATATAGTAACGCACGATAAAGATCTTTACCAGCTCATATCAGATAATGTTAGTATATATTCAGCTGCAAAAAAAGAGCTTTACGATAGAAATGGTTGCTTTGAAAAATACGGAGTTTATCCTCAGCAAATGATAGATTTTTTGGCAATTTGTGGCGATAGTGCAGATAATATACCAGGAATTAAAGGCATAGGAGAAAAAGGTGCAAAAAAACTATTAGATGAGTTTAAAAATTTAGAAGAAATTTACTCAAATTTAAGTCTTATAAGAAATGAAAGAACTAGAAATCTTTTGATTGAAGGCAAGGAAAATGCGTTTCTTAGCAAAAAATTAGCCTCTTTATATGATGATTTGGAAATTCCAGATATAAAAAAAGCCGAGTTCCCTAAATATAATCCGCTTTTAAATGTTATAGATATTTTAAAGGATTACTCATTAAATCGCATTATTTCAAATTTACAAACAAAAACAGATAAAGTTATTTCAAGCTTTGAGCCAGTTTTGATACTTGATGAAGAAACATTAAATGAACTGCTTTATGATATAAATGAAGATACTCTCATAAGTTTTGACACAGAAACAACGAGCATTGATAGCAAAAATGCGGACATTGTAGGTTTTTCATTTTGTTTTAATGATACAAAAAGTTACTATGTACCACTAGCTCACAAATACTTAGGAGCGCCAAAACAAGTTAGTTTACAAACTGCTAAATGGGCAGTAGAACAGATTTTCAAAGGTTATGTTATAGGTCAAAATTTGAAATATGATTTTAATATTGTAAAAAATTGTCTTGGTGTAAATTTACCACAAAAATATGCTGATACTATGATACTAGCTTGGCTTGATAACCCTGAACTTAGCGTTGGTATGGATAATCTTGCAAAAAGACTTTATGATTATGATACTATAAAATTTGAAGAAGTTGTTAAAAAGGGTGAAAATTTTGCAAGCATAGATGTCCAAAGTGCTTTAAAATACGCAAGCGAAGATGCTTGGATAACATTAAAATTTTTTAATACACTAAAAAATTCACTTGATGAAAATCTTTTTAACTTGGCTTGTAATTTGGAATTTCCATTCATAAAAGTCCTTTTAGATATGGAAAATAACGGCATAAAGTTAAATTTAGAAAAACTAAAAGAACTCATTAGCTCAAATGAAAAAAATTTAAAAACTCTCACTGATGAAATTTACGAAATGAGTGGCGAAAAATTTAACATAAACTCACCAAAACAACTTGGGGAAGTGCTTTTTGAAAAACTAAAATTACCGACTAGTAAAAAGACAAAAACTGGTTATAGTACAAATGAAAATGTATTAAACTCACTTTTAAAAGAGCACCCTGTAATAGAAAAAATTCTCTCATACAGAGAACTTTATAAACTTCAAAGCACATATTGTGAACCTCTTTTTAGCCTAGCTATGAAAGATAAAGAAAATAAAGTTTTTACAAACTTTATCCAAACAGGCACAGCAACAGGCAGACTTTCAAGTAAAAATCCAAATTTACAAAATATACCAGCAAGGGGAAGTTTAGCAAAACAGATGAGAGAAGTATTTGAAGCTAGTAGTGGATATAAGCTAATTTCACTTGATTACTCGCAAATAGAACTAAGACTTCTTGCACATTTTAGTAAAGATCCTGCGCTTTTAGAAGCTTTTAAAAATGATGAAGATATACACTCAAGAACGGCTATTAGCATATTTGGAAGTAGCGAGGGAGAATATAGAGCTATAGCAAAAAGCATAAATTTTGGACTTATCTATGGAATGGGTTCAAACAAACTAGCAAACCAAATAAATATATCAAAAAGTGAAGCAAAAGAGTATATAGAAAAATATTTTCAAGCATTTTCAACTATAAAAGATTTTTTAGAAAATATTAAAAATGATACTAAAAATAGTGGTTTTACTACAACTTTACTTGGTAGAAAGAGGTATTTTGATTTTTCAAAAGCAACACCTATGCAACTTGCTGCTTACGAAAGAGAGGCAGTAAATACTAAATTTCAAGGAAGTGCGGCTGATATCATAAAACTTGCTATGTTTGAAATTTCAAAATATCTAAATAAGGATATAAAAATGCTACTTCAAATTCACGATGAATTGGTTTTTGAGGTAAAAAATGAACTTATAGATGAATTTGCCATAAAAGCTCAAAATATAATGCAAAATATAATAAAACTAAATGTTCCGCTAAAAACTAGTCTAAACATGGCTAACAATTGGGGAGATTTAAAATAA
- a CDS encoding cytochrome-c peroxidase — protein sequence MKFFSIVASMLIASSTFATDLVQSAKDFGLEPLPQSQKEIDEALKNIGIKSGKFTKEKAELGKKLYFEPRLSKSGIISCNTCHNLGLGGTDGVSAAVGHGWKENPHHLNSPTVYNSIFNTTQFWDGRSSTLADQAKGPIENPVEMATPANLAVEKIASLPQYVDDFKKIYGKEGVTFDNIADSIAMFERTLITPSRYDQFLRGDKKALSKAEQDGLKLFLDKGCATCHNGINLGGNIQTFDLAKKYKFANLGDFKGDANGMVKTPTLRNITLTAPYFHNGAIWNIEEAIKTMGSLQLGIEITDEETKSIKTFLKSLTGKMPQVTYPMFPASTQKTPQPDFSF from the coding sequence ATGAAATTTTTTTCTATCGTTGCTTCAATGCTAATTGCAAGTTCTACATTTGCCACAGATTTAGTACAAAGTGCAAAAGACTTCGGTTTAGAGCCTCTTCCTCAATCGCAAAAAGAAATTGATGAGGCACTTAAAAATATTGGTATAAAATCAGGTAAATTTACAAAAGAAAAAGCAGAACTTGGTAAAAAATTATATTTTGAACCTAGGCTTTCAAAAAGTGGAATTATAAGCTGCAATACCTGTCATAATCTAGGTCTTGGAGGCACTGATGGAGTAAGTGCAGCAGTTGGGCATGGATGGAAAGAAAACCCTCATCATCTTAACTCTCCGACTGTATATAATTCTATTTTTAATACAACGCAATTTTGGGATGGAAGATCTTCAACTTTAGCAGATCAAGCTAAAGGTCCTATTGAAAATCCAGTTGAAATGGCAACTCCGGCTAATTTAGCTGTCGAAAAAATCGCTTCATTGCCACAATATGTTGATGATTTTAAAAAAATATATGGAAAAGAAGGCGTTACATTTGATAACATTGCAGATTCTATAGCTATGTTTGAAAGAACACTTATAACTCCTTCAAGATATGATCAATTTTTAAGAGGCGACAAAAAAGCATTAAGCAAAGCCGAACAAGACGGATTAAAACTATTCCTAGATAAAGGCTGTGCAACCTGTCATAATGGTATAAATTTAGGTGGAAATATACAAACTTTTGACCTTGCTAAAAAATACAAATTTGCTAATCTTGGTGATTTTAAAGGTGATGCAAACGGAATGGTAAAAACACCTACTCTTAGAAATATTACACTAACTGCACCATATTTTCACAATGGCGCAATTTGGAACATAGAAGAAGCGATAAAAACAATGGGGAGTCTTCAACTTGGAATAGAAATAACAGATGAGGAAACAAAAAGTATAAAAACATTTTTAAAATCACTAACTGGCAAAATGCCACAAGTAACCTACCCTATGTTTCCAGCTAGTACTCAAAAAACACCACAACCAGATTTTAGTTTCTAA
- the flhB gene encoding flagellar biosynthesis protein FlhB — translation MADDEKTEEPTSKKIEDARKEGNVPKSQDLSGFITLLVALVLVFVMIPFIGKQLIFLYHYYQGLIGLEFTKELVYQIVITSILRTLMMVLPITISVAIAGIIGNVMQFGFIFTTKPLEFNLNKINPLSGLKKLFSVKKLIESAKIILKVSLVFIIAFYFLLSFVKELPRTLLFTMFSQLLWLREKIMILAAVMLMLFLVISLLDILLVRFQYFKSLRMSKQEIKDEYKQMEGDPQIKSKIRSLQRQMAQRRMMQNIPVADVVITNPTHYAVALRYDKTKENAPIVLAKGVDHLALKIRAIATEHQIPIIENPPLARELYKVCDIEDEIPANLYRAVAEVLSFVYTSNKAKFKNRL, via the coding sequence ATGGCTGATGACGAAAAAACAGAAGAACCCACCTCCAAAAAGATTGAAGACGCTAGAAAAGAAGGAAATGTCCCAAAAAGTCAAGACTTATCGGGATTTATAACACTTCTTGTTGCACTTGTTTTGGTTTTTGTGATGATTCCATTTATTGGCAAACAACTTATTTTTTTATATCATTATTATCAAGGTTTGATTGGATTAGAATTTACAAAAGAGCTAGTTTATCAAATAGTTATAACCTCAATTCTAAGAACACTAATGATGGTGCTTCCGATAACTATCAGTGTTGCTATAGCTGGAATTATAGGAAATGTTATGCAGTTTGGATTTATATTTACAACAAAACCTCTTGAGTTTAATTTGAATAAAATAAATCCATTAAGTGGCTTAAAAAAACTCTTTTCCGTTAAAAAACTTATTGAGAGTGCAAAAATTATCTTAAAAGTTAGTTTAGTTTTTATAATAGCATTTTATTTTTTGCTATCTTTTGTAAAAGAGTTACCGCGAACTCTACTTTTTACAATGTTTTCTCAACTGTTGTGGTTGAGAGAAAAAATTATGATATTAGCAGCAGTTATGCTAATGCTTTTTTTGGTAATTTCTCTTTTAGATATTTTGCTTGTGAGATTTCAATACTTTAAAAGTCTTAGAATGAGCAAACAAGAGATAAAAGATGAATATAAACAAATGGAAGGAGATCCGCAAATAAAAAGTAAAATCAGAAGTTTGCAACGACAAATGGCACAGCGTAGAATGATGCAAAATATTCCAGTTGCCGATGTTGTTATTACAAACCCAACACATTATGCAGTTGCACTAAGATATGACAAAACAAAGGAAAATGCTCCAATTGTGCTAGCAAAAGGCGTTGATCATTTAGCTCTTAAAATAAGAGCCATCGCAACCGAGCATCAAATTCCTATAATAGAAAATCCACCTCTTGCAAGAGAATTATATAAAGTTTGTGATATAGAAGATGAAATACCTGCTAATTTATATAGGGCGGTTGCCGAAGTTCTTAGTTTTGTATATACAAGCAATAAAGCTAAATTTAAAAATAGACTATAA
- the motA gene encoding flagellar motor stator protein MotA, with product MDLSTLLGLVLAITSISVGDILEGGNPLHVIHLSSFLIVIPTTMFASVTATHKRYVKAAFKELKLVFKGANVNFAQTISMMVEYSTIARKDGILALESKTNDIEDLFLKDGMMMMIDGQPIDEIKENLELQLESVEEYYHECSHYWMRAGESAPTFGLVGAVMGLMLALGLLSDPAAMAAGIAGAFTATVTGIMGAYAFFIPFGTKMASNAKDLIKQKIIIIEAIVGISEGANPRNLEAKLFNYLPQGEPRVSQFS from the coding sequence ATGGATTTATCTACTTTACTAGGTCTAGTTTTGGCAATCACAAGTATATCAGTTGGAGATATACTTGAGGGCGGAAATCCCCTCCATGTTATACACCTATCATCATTTTTGATAGTTATACCAACAACCATGTTTGCTTCTGTTACAGCTACGCATAAAAGATATGTAAAAGCTGCTTTTAAAGAATTAAAATTAGTATTTAAAGGTGCAAATGTCAATTTCGCTCAAACTATATCCATGATGGTTGAGTATTCAACAATAGCTAGAAAAGATGGTATTTTAGCATTAGAATCAAAAACAAATGATATAGAAGATCTTTTTTTAAAAGACGGTATGATGATGATGATAGATGGGCAACCAATAGATGAAATAAAAGAAAATTTAGAACTACAACTAGAATCAGTTGAAGAGTATTATCATGAATGTAGTCATTATTGGATGAGAGCTGGAGAGAGTGCTCCAACTTTTGGTCTAGTTGGTGCTGTTATGGGTCTTATGCTAGCTCTTGGGTTGCTTTCTGATCCTGCTGCAATGGCTGCTGGTATTGCTGGTGCATTTACAGCAACAGTTACTGGAATTATGGGTGCTTATGCATTTTTTATACCATTTGGAACAAAAATGGCATCAAATGCAAAAGATTTAATAAAACAAAAAATAATCATAATAGAAGCAATTGTTGGAATTTCAGAAGGAGCAAATCCTAGAAATTTAGAAGCAAAACTATTTAACTATTTGCCTCAAGGTGAACCTAGAGTTTCGCAATTTAGTTAA
- the rplU gene encoding 50S ribosomal protein L21 gives MYAIIKHSGKQYKVSEGDYLNLDRFEAEKKDTIEITDILAVNDGNLKVGAPFVEGAKVVLEVINLGKDKKVVIYKKRRRKDSKLKRGFRRQFTRVKVISIKA, from the coding sequence ATGTATGCTATTATCAAACACAGCGGCAAACAGTATAAGGTTAGCGAGGGTGACTATCTTAACCTTGATAGATTTGAAGCTGAGAAGAAAGATACTATCGAAATTACAGATATTTTAGCTGTAAATGATGGTAATTTAAAGGTAGGTGCACCATTTGTTGAGGGTGCAAAAGTTGTCTTAGAAGTGATTAATTTAGGTAAAGATAAAAAAGTCGTTATCTATAAAAAACGCAGAAGAAAAGACTCAAAACTAAAACGCGGTTTTAGAAGACAATTTACTCGCGTAAAAGTTATAAGTATAAAAGCCTAA
- a CDS encoding CidA/LrgA family protein, with product MKYLKQIMIILGISFLAEMLSYDLPGNIPSSIYGLVIMFFALYFKVIKVHQIRESVVFFIEIMPIIFIPAGVGLINSQNEILKNFFPIITITFISTIVVMLASAFMTQIICNATKKDKEDNL from the coding sequence ATGAAATATTTGAAACAAATTATGATTATTTTAGGAATATCTTTTTTAGCCGAAATGCTAAGCTATGATTTACCAGGAAACATACCAAGTAGTATTTATGGGCTTGTTATTATGTTTTTTGCACTTTATTTTAAGGTAATAAAAGTTCATCAAATAAGAGAAAGCGTAGTGTTTTTTATCGAAATTATGCCAATAATTTTTATACCAGCTGGAGTTGGACTTATAAATTCACAAAATGAAATTTTAAAAAATTTTTTTCCAATTATTACTATAACATTTATTAGCACTATTGTAGTTATGCTTGCAAGTGCTTTTATGACACAGATTATCTGTAATGCTACTAAAAAAGATAAAGAAGATAATCTATGA
- the rpmA gene encoding 50S ribosomal protein L27, translating into MAHKKGQSSTQNNRDSIGRRLGVKKFGGEFVRAGNIIIRQRGTATHPGSNVGIGKDHTIFALIDGFVKFERKDKTRKKVSVYPAA; encoded by the coding sequence ATGGCACATAAAAAAGGTCAGAGTTCAACTCAAAATAACCGTGATTCTATCGGCCGCCGCTTAGGTGTAAAAAAATTCGGTGGCGAATTTGTTCGTGCTGGAAATATAATTATACGCCAAAGAGGAACAGCAACTCATCCAGGCAGCAATGTCGGTATAGGCAAAGACCATACTATATTTGCTTTGATTGATGGTTTTGTTAAATTTGAAAGAAAAGACAAAACTAGAAAAAAAGTTTCTGTTTATCCAGCTGCTTAA